A single region of the Coregonus clupeaformis isolate EN_2021a chromosome 16, ASM2061545v1, whole genome shotgun sequence genome encodes:
- the LOC121584147 gene encoding apelin receptor A-like gives MDPTVEYRDTYDYDYGDNETMCDYSEWEPSYSLIPVLYMLIFILGLSGNGVVIFTVWRSKSKRRAADVYIGNLALADLTFVITLPLWAVYTALGYHWPFGVALCKISSYVVLVNMYASVFCLTCLSFDRYLAIVHSLSSSRLRSRGTMLASLGAIWLISGLLAVPTLLFRTTVDDINSNRTTCAMDFSLVTLNERHESLWIAGLSLSSSALGFLLPFLAMTIFYCFIGCTVTRHFNNLRKEDQKKRRLLKIITTLVVVFAICWTPFHLLKSMDALSYLNLSPSSCGFERFLLVAHPYATCLAYVNSCLNPFLYAFFDLRFRSQCLCLLNLKKAMHGQMSSMSSTLSAQTQKSEIQSLATKV, from the coding sequence ATGGATCCCACTGTGGAGTATAGAGATACCTATGATTATGATTATGGTGACAATGAAACTATGTGTGACTACTCAGAGTGGGAGCCGTCCTACTCCCTCATCCCTGTTCTCTACATGCTCATCTTCATCCTGGGCCTGTCTGGGAATGGAGTGGTCATCTTCACCGTCTGGAGGTCCAAGTCCAAGCGCCGAGCAGCAGACGTCTACATAGGCAACCTGGCCCTGGCTGACCTCACCTTTGTGATCACTCTGCCCCTCTGGGCAGTGTACACAGCACTGGGCTACCACTGGCCCTTTGGTGTGGCCCTGTGTAAGATCAGCAGCTACGTGGTGTTGGTCAACATGTACGCCAGTGTCTTCTGCCTCACCTGCCTGAGCTTTGACCGTTACCTGGCTATCGTCCACTCTCTGTCCAGCAGCCGGCTGCGGTCGCGGGGCACAATGCTGGCCTCCCTGGGGGCCATCTGGCTCATCTCAGGCCTGCTGGCTGTGCCCACTCTGCTGTTCCGCACCACTGTGGACGACATCAACAGCAACCGCACCACCTGTGCCATGGACTTCAGCCTGGTCACCCTGAACGAGAGGCATGAGTCCCTGTGGATCGCAGGGCTCAGCCTGTCCTCCTCCGCCCTGGGCTTCCTCCTGCCTTTCCTGGCCATGACCATCTTCTACTGCTTCATCGGCTGCACCGTTACGCGTCACTTTAACAACCTGCGCAAGGAGGACCAGAAGAAGCGTCGTCTGCTGAAGATCATCACCACCCTGGTGGTTGTGTTTGCCATCTGCTGGACCCCATTCCACTTGCTGAAGAGCATGGACGCCCTCTCCTACCTGAACCTGTCTCCCAGCTCCTGTGGGTTTGAGCGCTTCCTCCTGGTGGCCCACCCTTATGCTACCTGCCTGGCTTACGTCAACAGCTGCCTCAACCCCTTCCTGTACGCCTTCTTCGACCTGCGCTTCCGCTCCCAGTGCCTGTGCCTGCTCAACCTGAAGAAGGCCATGCATGGCCAGATGAGCTCCATGTCCTCCACGCTCAGCGCCCAGACACAGAAGTCAGAGATACAGTCTCTGGCCACCAAAGtgtaa